The following proteins are co-located in the Spea bombifrons isolate aSpeBom1 chromosome 3, aSpeBom1.2.pri, whole genome shotgun sequence genome:
- the ACBD3 gene encoding Golgi resident protein GCP60, with protein MAVVSSAERLEVSIDGLTLTPDPEELARPAVGEGVAMSCEPEEEESQALTMEQRWGFSLEELYGLALKFFKEKDGKAFHPTYEEKLKLVALHKQVLLGPYNPDTCPEVGFFDVLGNDRRREWAALGNMDKLEAMAEFVTLLNRCCHLFSTYVTSHKIEKEEQERKRREEEEQRRREEEEQQRLQREEEKRRREEQERLRREEEERLRAEDERFRMEQQKQQIMAALNSQTAVQFQQYAAQQYPGNFEQQQILIRQLQEQHYQQYMQQLYQVQLAQQQAALQKQQEIMAAGSGSPVNSPSKLKAGNISVSGETPSINGQSHGHMDSTETDVGTDALDDILENGPKESAPVVAAPSMWTRPQIKDFKEKIRQDADSVITVGRGEVVTVRVPTHEEGSYLFWEFATDNYDIGFGVYFEWTDSPNTSVSVHVSESSDDEEEDEENPNNEEKAKKNANKPQVDEIVPVYRRDCHEEVYAGSHQYPGRGVYLLKFDNSYSLWRSKSVYYRVYYTR; from the exons ATGGCGGTGGTGAGCAGCGCAGAGCGCCTAGAGGTGTCGATAGACGGCCTGACACTGACTCCTGATCCGGAGGAGCTGGCTCGCCCAGCGGTCGGGGAGGGGGTAGCCATGAGTTGTGAACCCGAGGAAGAGGAGAGCCAGGCCCTGACCATGGAGCAGCGCTGGGGCTTCAGCCTGGAAGAGCTGTATGGACTGGCCCTCAAATTCTTCAAAG aaaAGGACGGGAAAGCGTTTCACCCGACGTATGAAGAGAAGCTCAAGCTGGTGGCTCTGCACAAACAGGTCCTGCTGGGTCCTTACAACCCAGATACCTGTCCTGAAGTCGGGTTCTTTGATGTTCTGGGCAATGACAGAAG GAGGGAGTGGGCCGCCCTGGGGAACATGGACAAGCTGGAGGCCATGGCGGAGTTTGTAACGCTGCTTAACCGATGCTGTCACCTCTTCTCGACATACGTCACTTCGCATAAGATAGAGAAAGAGGAACAAGAGCGCAAGCG gagagaggaagaggagcaAAGGAGACGAGAGGAAGAGGAGCAGCAACGCCTGCAGAGGGAAGAGGAGAAGCGAAGACGAGAAGAGCAGGAGAGACTGAGGCGAGAGGAAGAGGAGCGGTTACGGGCCGAAGATGAGAGGTTCCGCATGGAGCAGCAAAA GCAGCAGATAATGGCGGCTTTGAACTCGCAGACGGCGGTGCAGTTCCAGCAGTACGCGGCCCAGCAGTACCCGGGGAACTTCGAGCAGCAGCAGATCCTCATCCGACAGCTGCAGGAGCAGCACTACCAGCAGTACATGCAGCAGCTGTATCAGGTGCAGCTGGCCCAGCAACAG GCAGCCCTACAGAAGCAACAAGAAATCATGGCTGCCGGAAGCGGGTCTCCCGTCAACTCTCCCTCCAAGCTGAAAGCTGGAAACATCTCCGTATCGGGAGAGACCCCGTCCATCAACGGACAGAGTCACGGCCACATGGACAGCACTGAAACAGATGTGGGCACAGACGCCCTGGATGATATTCTAGAAAACGGGCCGAAAG AGTCCGCACCAGTCGTAGCGGCTCCATCCATGTGGACGCGGCCGCAGATAAAAgacttcaaagagaagatccGCCAGGACGCGGACTCCGTGATCACCGTGGGCAGAGGCGAAGTGGTCACGGTCCGGGTCCCCACGCACGAGGAAGGCTCCTATCTTTTCTGGGAGTTTGCCACAGATAATTATGACATTGGGTTTGGGGTTTATTTTGAATGGACAGACTCCCCAAACACTTCTGTCAGCGTGCACGTCAGCGAGTCGAGCGAcgacgaggaggaggatgaaG AAAACCCAAACAACGAAGAAAAAGCCAAAAAGAATGCGAACAAGCCTCAGGTGGATGAGATTGTCCCCGTGTACAGACGTGATTGTCATGAAGAAGTGTATGCCGGCAGCCACCAGTACCCCGGCAGGGGGGTCTACCTGCTCAAATTCGATAACTCCTACTCCTTATGGCGGTCAAAATCGGTTTACTACAGAGTGTACTACACGAGATAA